AAGCTTTAGCTAAGTTACTAATGATTTCCCGACCTTCAGCACGTGCATAGTAATCTTCATCAATAAGAAGGGGTTCAATAACTACGAGAATTTTATGAGTAAAAGGGCGAACCAGATCATCCAATTTGTATAATATACGATCAATAACCTTAACTAAAAGATGGCGCTCCTGATCTTCCAGTGTTCGTTCCATTAACAACGGAAGAATCTGATTAAATAAAGCAGCTGCACCAAAGTCGCGAGCTTGATCCGTAAGCTGGCGTAATGCACTCTTACGCATGGGAGGAGTaccattttttactttcagAAGTAATCTCAAAATTTTACGTTCACGAAGTTCCGCAATTGTAAGCTTGGCCTCGTCCTCCACCTTGAGTAACTTGccaaaatatttaacaTCTTcttgcttaaaaaaagctaaatCACCTACACCGGGTATTTCTGTAGGCAATGCAGCTggtaattctttttctaaaggAAGCTCTTGCTCTTGTGGAACGTGATATGTATCGAGCGTAGTACCTTTTTGAAGTAGTTCAGGATGAATTGATTCTAAATATCCAGGAGGAGGCTCCAAAATAGCATAGCCTTCTGACGGCAAAAGCTCATTTAACTCTTCTTCAGTTAATAAACGGACAGGAGGTcgtaatttttcttctactACATTTACTTCCTTATTAATAAGATCTTCAGAAATTCCGTTTTCTATAACATGTTCAGATATAGTGAAGTTTTCAGGAGCTTTGTCCCAACGTGATCTACGCTTAGTAGTGGAAACCTGCGTAACGCTAGGTGGAGCCTGATCCCAACGAGAGCGTTTAGGCTTCTGAGATATTTCCGTATTATTAAGCTCTagttctctttttttgtcCGATATGCTTTCCTCCTCCTCCACCTCTTTTAGTGTTCCTTCACGACGTCTTTGATTTAATTCCATATGAACTCGTCGCTCTTCCTTTTCTAATTCAACCTGCCGCATAACCTCCGCATAAGATCTTCCATTGCTCTGTGTCCCATCAGGTTGAAAAGCATCTACGCGGGTTGGAGTAAGCTGTCTATCATAACGCTGCTTTTGATAATCTGACTCGCGATCCtgaatttgcttttttgaCTGTCTCTCTTGCATAGGGTCATAACTTTCATCAGCGTATTCATTTAGTAGTTCCTTAGGTGCTTCATATTGACGCACTAAACGATAACTATCATTAACATCGTTTGTACGTTTATAATCGTCTTCATCCTGAGAGATATCATTGCGCACGTCAATTGCGGAGTcatattcttcttttggGTTACTGGACTTAAAAAGATGAGCATTATATTGTAAATCATTAGAATCCTGGGTACCTTCAATATTTACACTTCCATTTGTCGACGAATTCTTCGCTGCCTCTTTTTGTCTTCGCAAAAGTTCTCTTTCAGCACGAAGCCTTTCTATTTCCACATCTTCTACTTTATTTAGGTTAGTAACATCCATTTTGAACATTTTATAAGGATACGTACCAGTTGACATGTTGATGGCGAAGAAATGCTTTCATGTTGCGCGTCTTATACTCATTTAAATATACTCAAAGCATTCTAAGCTTCGTTatcaatattttaaagTACAATACAGTAACTCGTTTTGTAGAATAACGATAAGATTAACGTGTCTTATTTAGTTTAACCCTCTTTATTAAGATTTATTTGCGAAAGAAATATATACTATCGAAAAAATTAGTATGAGGAATGATATTGAAATATCGAGGTATCATATTGCAACAGCTCAAGCTTTTAGCACCCCCCCCCTCTGCTATTGTAGATCTTGTAAGCGTTGCTGCAATTAATTGATAATAGACAAGCGTCTTACGGTTTCTACTTGTATATCCTAATATTTGGTGGAACCTTTACAAATTGATGTAAAATctctttggaaaaattcaGCACTATATCGCTTTAATGTGAAGTTTGGCTTATAAGGAATGTAATTAACGATGATGGTTGCTAGGACACGCagtcaaaaaagaaagcttGAAGAGATTAATAACCAGAAGAAgattaaaacaaaaaaaaaggccACCGGGCAACAGACTTCTAATACGAAAAATCTGCGTGatgttaaaaagaaaggtaAACAATTAGCGTATGTTCCGAGGACGTCACCAAGGAAATCATATAAAAATGGGGAATATGTTTTAGCAAAGATGAGTAGCTTCCCATGGTGGCCAGCCAGAGTAGCGAGCCAAAAATCAATACCCACTGAGGTACGCGAACGATTGAAACGAAATTTTCGAATGGACAATGGAATATTTGTTCAGTTTCTTCCTTCAAGAGATTACGctattatttcttcttcaaatgtTTTGCCCTTAACTGTTGATGAATCAAGGTTTATTTTGGACCATGATTTATCGACAAAGTATATCCAAAAGACGGTAGGTCTCATCATTGCTTCCGTAAAGAGaaaagtttctttttctgaTGTCGAAGAGGATGAGTTTGAACCAGAGAATACTCGtaaaaaacttcaaaagCCCATCGAGAAAccaaaaaaggaaaagataGAAGCCACACCTAAAATTGACGGGGGTAAAAggttaaaaaatgagaaatcGTCGGCAGAAATTTCTCAAACATCGAAGCAACGACCTTCACGTAGGTCAGCTCGAGTTAGGATGGCTACAGACAACGCTCAGAAATCCCCATCTCCAATTCCTTCTCCCAAGAAAACAGccaaaaaaagagtaaGGTTTGCCGGTTCTTTAGAGGAATTACCAAAATTTTCACTTGAATATCAATTGGCTCAGCCTATAAGTACTGTAGATATGTATGCTCAAGTTCATTATATTCGATTTAATACTCTTTTATATTACCGCTACCAACTACAAGAAATCCTACTGTCATATAATCATTATCCTCAAGAATCGGATATGTCTCATGTGCACCAAATATTGGAGATGATTGAGAATTTCAGCGCAATAAATTCTGAACTATTAGAATCAACCAAGTTGTATTCACTTTTTACTTTGCTTGTTAAATTAAGCGACATACCGTTGGATGAAAAATATGACTTTTCTTCACGATTTTCGACTCTTCTCCTTCAATTCCAAGCATTCGTTCAGCCCAAAACCATGACAAGTAATGTATCTACAGCGCCCATTGGAAAGAATGCTCAAGTGAACACAGAAGCTGCCAGACCATCTGTCATCACTACCTAACTTTTGATCATACATTCATATGCTTTTGTTATCGAATTACATAACTAATcttgtttacatttaatGTTACGATAATATTTGCTTCcaacattttcattaatatagAACGCATTATTAGCGCGACTCAATGTGTTTATGGTACAAATCGTTACAATACGTTATCCTAGTATGTAAGCAAGAACAAGCATTGCTTACTACCATTTCGTAGTAGGTACCGTcagtgttttttttttttacttgcGATATCTCGTGTATactaatttaaaaaaaatgtctttCTTTGCTCCAAGGAATAAGAAAACGGAGCAGGAAGCAAAGAAATCAATACCTTGGGTTGAGCTTTAGTATGTAAATAGAGAATACTTTTTAAGAACAATAACATTAACACGTATGTAGTCGTCCCAAGACATTGGACCAAGTTTCCTCTCAAGAATCTACTGTAcaagtattaaaaaaaacacttttATCTAATAACTTACCTCACATGTTGTTTTATGGCTCTCCTGGTACTGGAAAGACGTCAACCATTCTAGCTTTGTCTCGTGAGCTATTTGGACCGCAATTGATGAAATCAAGGGTTTTGGAATTGAATGCTTCTGATGAACGCGGTATCTCTATTATTCGGGAGAAAGTCAAGTCTTTTGCAAAAACAACCGTAACCAACAAAGTCGACGGTTATCCTTGTCCtccttttaaaattataattttggATGAGGCAGATTCTATGACTCAGGATGCTCAGGCTGCTCTTCGACGAACTATGGAGTCGTATGCCAGGATCACTAGGTTTTGCCTGATCTGTAACTACATGACCAGGATTATTGATCCTCTTAGCAGTCGCTGTAGCAAGTATCGATTTAAACCGTTAGACAACGAAAACATGGTTAAAAGATTAGAATTTATAGCTGCTGACCAAGCTGTTAGCATGGAGCCTGGAGTTGTCAATGCATTGGTAGAATGCTCTGGCGGTGATATGCGAAAGGCCATTACTTTTCTTCAGAGTGCTGCAAATCTTCATCAGGGTACGCCAATCACTATTTCCAGTGTAGAGGAATTAGCGGGAGCTGTACCATATAACATTATACGCTCTTTATTAGACACAGCATATACCAAAAATGTATCTAACATTGAAACTTTATCTCGTGATGTTGCTGCGGAAGGATATTCGACAGGAATAATATTATCCCAATTACACGATGTGctattaaaagaagagacATTAAGCAGCCCAGTAAAGTACAAAATATTCATGAAACTTTCTGAGGTTGATAAGCGTCTAAATGATGGAGCCGATGAAACTCTACAATTACTGGATTTACTTTCTTCTATTTCAGTTGTGTGCTAGTCTATACATTGAAAAACTTATGTCTCATGTAATCCTCGATTTATCATACCGCTAGACGGTTTCCCTTTTGATTACATTTAAACATAACTCTAGAAGTTTAGTGGTAAACTAATGAATTGAAATTAACtgaatcttttttctcGTAATCCCATTGTTACTAAATCGGtgttattgtttttttttaagggTTCATTCTCGattaaaaattggaaagAGACATCCCTTTACCTCTGTTACAATCCAAAAGTGTATTAatcaaataatattaattaaactAAAGAAGACCCTACATTGGTAAACATATGCATCTTAAGGGCAATTGTTGACTACTAAGATAGTGATATATCGTATACAAAATGCATAAATTCATCTTCAGGACCCAAATCCCAATTTTCAAACAGTAATGCACTTAAAACCAAACGCGAGTCATCAACTAGCAATTTTGGTTTTAGTAATTTGAACACAGCCATCAAGagttgaataaaaaaagaatcttcttcaaaaacataACAGTCTAATATTCGGGAAGCGATTTCAGGTGATACCATTGGGATAAATAGTTTACGAAGTAAAGGATAAACAAAATCGTCCGGAACCAACTCTAGTTTGATGAGCAAATGAGTTGCTAATTCCGGCTCATTCTTCTTTAATGTATCAAGAAAGGTTTGATAAAATGACTTAAGTGATGATGTATCTTGGGTGTATACGGCTTGTAAAAAAGGTTTGTCCAATAGATTAGCAAGGCAGTTGAACGCAGAGGTCAAGTTCATATTGAGCAACAGTAAAGCTCCAATAAAGCTAGTCCCTGGAATATAACTTGTATCGAAGCGATAGTAAGAATAAGCTCGTAATAAACCTATAAGATCCCTACGAAGTGGGCCTTCTGTATGAAACAAAGAATAATGAGGCATTGTGCTTTGTAAATCCAATTCTAAGGCACATACATCCTCTCGAAATTGATTAGCGTTGTTCATTTGTTCTGCCTTTTCTGCTGCCTCACGCTTTTGTGCGTTCGCTCtagcattaaaaaatgactGGTAATCCAATTTCAGATTATTGCCAATTGCTTTCTCCCAAACTCGTCCTCTAACTCGTGAAGGGATGCCCTGTCTCCATATGCCAGCATATCTTGAAGATTTGAGTGCATCAGGCCAATTGCGAAGGATTTCTCTTTCCCAAACGTTCACTAAATACAGATTGCGCTTGTTTTTTTGCTCAaccattttaattttttctttttgcttttgtcTATCATAGCGCATAgcagatttttttatttgttcaaATTCACGCAtatgtttcttttcttcttccttgGACTTAGGTGGAAGCCAAGATGGGCGTCCAATTGATAAAACAGCctgtttttctttacttgCTGGTCCAGGGTCTAACAACGCATCTGGAAGATTAAATGTGCTTTGCTGAAAAACTGATTCCTGGACATTATTTAGTTGCAAACTCAACAATTGATCTTGAGGTGATAACTTTGAAAAGCTTTCCGCTGCAGTTTTCTGCGCGTTACTAGTAGAAGGAAGCTCTAAAGGAACGTTGCATAGAAATGCATCGTCCAACACTACTAGCTCATCTTGAAAATTCTCGTCTGAAGATATCTTTAAGCGAGAACCATTCTTTGATGAACCGGTTGGGTGGTATCCTTTTCTGCTCCACCAATGTTTCCTAACAGATTTAGACATATAGGATCCAACACTGCCTGAAGAGGCATCAACACTTTCTAATGATTCCATAGAATTTTAAGAGACAGACAAAACGGAGAAGGGGTTAGTAGAATAAAGGTATATGCAATGAGCTTTTGCAAAGGGATATCAGCTAGCACCCCCGCTTAACAATATATGTATGATATGAATTAAATGCAGAGTACAAAAGTTGTCAAAAAGAGAAGCTTAAAGATAATTTCTTTGAGACGACTAGGGAGTGAATTTATATGCCCGTTCTCAAAGCCGGGTATTTTTAGGAACAGCAAAAAAGGTTAATCAACAGCTTTTctgaagaaatttaaaacaaagacACAAACGTGAAATAAAACTTAAAGTATGTACGAAGAATGGAGGTAATTAACGGGTTCTTAccaaaactaaaaaaaaaggaacgTCGCTATAGCCGAACaaatgttaataaatacattgCAATTAGTAAAGAACTTTATAAGTTCTAacagaaaacaaaattgcaGTCCAAATATCGAACGATGGCTACTTTATGTCTGTAAAGCTTAGAGTTGGAGAAGGGGAAAAGTCGGCAACTCCGAAGTGGTAAATAGATGTATGTCCAATAATTTACAGAATTACCCTTTAATCTAATACAAGCTCcatgtttaaaaaatcgcATTTATGTACAAAGTtaacaaaaggaaaaggcTAGTTATTTGATTtagtaatttaattaagtaatttttttagtgaaatggaaattataaaaaaaaacgaaaaaaagaacgGTCTTTCAGTTCGAATTAAAGTAACATTTTAAACGGTaacgaagaaaaaacaagaagaaactttaaaaaaagtacttAAATCGAGTTTAGTcaacaacaaaaatttcgcgagaaagttttttaagtaCTGATATATGGAGGCAGGCCTCCAGAAAAGTGATATTAGATTATATACAATCAACGAAATGATTACAACCTTTAGTAAAAGCTAATTAAATAGCCTCCAGAAGCTTATTAGGTGGAAGTCCCTCATAAACAATGCGATAAACAGCTGTAAACAATGGGAATTCGCTTACCTTATTCTGGTTATCAAGGAACTCATAAACCTCCTTCGCGGTAGCTGCACCTTGCAACTTCTGACCATCAAGAAGTTCTTGTTCAACAACATGCATGGGCTTTCCTGTCTTGACAAATGCCACAGCGCATTTGTGGTTACGGCCGCCTAAGCAAGTTGTAATTAAATCGGCTATGCCACAAGATTCCTCGCTCATAGTAAGAGGCTTACAATCGAAAAACATCCTGCCGAATTTCTGCATTTCCAGAAGGCCAATGCGCATAACAGCAGATTTGGTATTATCTCCCAATTCAAGTCCATCAATAATACCGGCAGCGACAGCGACGATATTCTTGAGTGCACCGCCCAAAGCAACACCAGGAACATCCTCAACAATGTTGACACGGAAGTAGGGACGGTTAAACAAAGCTTGGATAGTCTTAGGAGTATAGCGGGGATTAACAGAACTATTAGGCAAATATCCGATAGTAGTTTCGCAAAACTTCTCTTGAGCAACTTCGCTGGCAATGTTGGCGCCAGAGAGAACGCCACAATACATTCCCGTGTTTTCTTCGATAATATCAGAAAAGAGGCGAACACGGTCCTTGGTGACAGATACACCTTTGATGCATGAAATTGCAACAGCATCCTTCTTTAGGCATCCCTTCAATTGATTGCAAATACGCACAACGAACTGGTGAGGGAGAACCCATACCAGAATGTCGCTACGTGAACCTACATCACGAATGTCCGGGTTTGCGAAGACGTTAGAAGGGCATTTGATACCTTTGAGATATTTAACGTTTTCATGAGTAGTGTTAAAAACTTCCGTGAGATTGCACTCTTTTCCCTCATGTTGAATCTTCTCTTCATACATCCACATGTGTACTTGAGGATGGAAAATATCAGGATGAGCCTTGGCATTTTCACCACATATTTTAGCAATAGCGGTTCCCCAATTTCCTGATCCGATGATACCAACAGAAATAAGTTTAGgtgaaaaagatttttgaaTACTTCCGGAGAGAGCGCTGAGTTTGTTCAAAGCAGCCACAGTCATGGTTTTATTTACagtaatttcaaaaaactgTTCAGGAAATGACTAATAATAGACAATCAAAGAAATGGTTcaccaaaaaagaatatggTGTTGGCCGTAATAGCAACTGATGATCAGTTGATCctttattaattaacaattaaattaaaaaaatatcagcAAGTATTAAATTCTCAAGTTACTAACAAATCTTGCGTATTGTCTCAATACAATCTGTTAAGCAACcttaatatttaatatatccTCTCACTGGTAGAGTATTCTAAAAGAAGGAATAAAAAAGCGATGGGTAACCTACTAATGTAAGTGAGTGCGTGCTAATAAGTATCTTCTGATTTTGAGCCTTTTATAGAAAtgaacttctttttttatttttttgctagaTTGGGTAAAAGATAAGCGATTTATGAAGTTGGTGCGTGGTATAGAACTACAGCGAAAAACTGGTCGATAGAAAAATCGCCgtcaaatttatttttatcaaataaatacataGATGTTTTACTTGTAAAAGCATTACAAGATTGCCTGTAGCTTTGATGTCCCAAAGTACCGACAAAGCTGTTTGCCGTTGCATTTATGTGTATTATCCGGTTAGCCATTTTtctatataaaaaatacgtTTTACGAGTAATAATATGTATCTGGTTACTGTTATGGTTACAGAGGATAACAGTTTACCAGTATATGTGGAATAGATTCTGCTCATTCTGGTGCTACGGTAAATTTGTGGGAAGCAAGTTGTCTTTGTTGATATAGTATATTGTGAATGAAGGAGAATTATTGAATATTAAATCACATGTCTCAGTTTACTGCTCTCGACAATTTTACTAGTAGAAACTCAGACTCGTAAAGCTCCGCCTGGCCGATCATTCTTCTACCGGATTATAATTATTAGAGTACAAAGAGAAACAGTGCTGCCAAGATTTTCAAGATCAACAATGAATTGGTTCGTTAACGCTTGCGTTATTGCACCTAACCTAACAAACTAAATTAAATACTAAAAACCCATGCTTCTACAAAGACAGTAATTTCGCTGCACTGTCTTTCATTTGATCGTTTATAGCAGTTCTTTCATCCTTGCGACAAATATTACTTGCTCATTTGCTGCTGGTCTTCTTGCTTCAACTTATTGCAAAAATCTCAATCAATCTTCAACACCATCTTGCCAATGTGAGCCTGGCTCCATTGATACTCATATGCTTCTTTAAGCTGTTCAAAGGGGAACACCTTGTCAACCACCGGGTGAATGTCTTTGGCCTCTATACATGCAATCCTATTACGAAACATGCTGGCACTACAACAACAATACCACGGGTGTTGGCATTTTGTTTATGCATCTGGACAAGCAAGTTGGTCAAGTTGAGAGTGCCTTCGCTAGCGATAAATCCAATCAAGCTAACCATGCCATCCTTGGCCAAACAGGTAATGGACCGAGGCAATGCCTTTTCTCCTCCCACCTCGATAACGTGGTGGTCGCCTACACCATTCGTCAATTTAAGAGCAGGCGATGCCCACTGAGGAGTCTTCTTGTAACTTATTGTATGGGTAGCTCCTAGCTTCTTTGCAAATGCCAACTTCTCGTCCGAGTAAGATGTGGTAGTGACATTCGTACCTGCGGCTAGGGCGAACTGAAGGGCAAAGATGAAGACACCACCAGTGCCTAAAACCAACACGTTCTTTCCTGGTTTTACCTGGTGCTCCTTGAATCCAATAACCCATTCCATGCAGTTACAGCCGAACATGGCGGAGTTGCTGTTTCTTCAAACGACAGTTCCTTGTGAGCATGCACAGATTAGACAGCGTACTTTTGAAAGCAACCATCTCTTGTTCCGCCTAAAGTGCTTTGTGTGGCAAAGTCAGTAGGCTTACCATCTAAATAATTGTGAAAAAGTTACATAACACAGCGTCGCCCTTATTAAATCCTTCCACATCCTCTCCAACCTTTTCAACGACGCCAACGCCGTCCGAAGCCGGAACAACTGGCAATTAAATGAGGATTAGATACAATCCTTTGGCAATAATCAAGTCacaatattttaaagatgCGGTCTCAAGCTTTACCAGAACTTCGCCTggtttatatttttgaggAATTTCGTACTCTTCAGGTTTAGGTTGATCGAATCCGCCAATTTCATCACGTATGAGGTATCGTAAAGCTATgctttttatattaaagTGAATGATCCCAGTTATTATTTAAGTTTAACGTTTCCTTCAGCGCACCTTTTGAGAATTCCAAAATGAATATGTTCAAAGTTTGTGTATTCTTCTCTTTGGGCGAAAATTGTCTTTATTTcttgtaaacaattattGAAGCGGCCATTTTCAGAAATTGTTGACACCTTCAAATAATGCTGTTACATTTGGCATCATGAATAAATTTCCTTGAACAATTCAAAGCATCCGCATTAGTAACAATCAATAAAACaatacatttttatttttctttctttaccAGCATTCAAAGTTCAATTGAGAACGTGCTAAAATGGCGCTTTGCTCACCAATTTCAAGTACATCGTTAATTTGGTGTCTTGACCTTGCTAAGCATGTTaccgttttttttttcgttctgTCCAAAAGTATAACTTTGGATAGAAATGTAATTTTCGAAGTGCGTTGTTGCACGAAAAGTAAAGGACTAAATTGCTGCTGTCGTGATAAAACACCATCAAGTAATTTGTCACTAACTGTCAGCTCATTTGGATACTGTTcatatttatgaaaatgaaaagttcCTTCTAAAGTTTAAGGTTTAGACATAccaatttgttaaaatccctttgatttgttttacTATTCTTAAACTCCgtaatttcataaaattcatGATATACAAACACGAAATACTTTAAATGTTCTTGATTGACGACAAATTCCTACTTTGCACGACGTATCACAATGCATTATGAAtttctatttatattaaacCGTAAACATAATTTAGGAAACATCCATCAACTGAAATCCATATATTTTTGGTAAATTCAATCGGCCTTTTTCAGACTAGTAAGCCTTTTAAAGACACCATTACGAAATGCGTCTTGTCGCTCAAACTCCCTAAGATAGTGAGCGGAAACTTGCTTTGTTGATGATTGAGAAATACCCAAGGCCCTAAATTGGGTCATCATGTCAGATGACAttgatttctttgtaatcatcttctttttcgtcgccattcttttaatatccttttctaatttatataattgCTTCAGTCTTTGGCCTAGTAACGTAGCAATCCGACTATAAGCCACTTCAATAGATCCCAACGTaggttttttaaaacgacGTGTATCGCTCATTCGAGCATCTACAGCTTGCTGTTCCAAAGTGcttaaagattttaatactttttcCATCTTTAACCTTAATTCCTTTTGACGTCGAAGGGCTTCTGGTCCTAATTGACGCAATTCCATTTGCTTCTCAAAAGCAGGATTGGTGAGAGCCTTCAACAATCTAGTAACCTGGATCCTTTTTGCATTTATTCTAACCAAGCAGGCCTCCAAATAGTCTATTTGTTTAGAATAATCAGAGCAAAAAGCAGAAAACGATGTCACGGTATCTAGTAAATCTTCCAGCTCTTCTGTATTTTGACTTAACATTGCCATAGTTGCTTGTTCACTGACAGCCGAGGGCGTTGACGTTTGACCTTCAATGTACTCAGCAATGATATTTATGTTTTGCCAAACAAGATCCAACtcgtttttaaattgtaaatacaATCTTTCGAACGTGTTCACCATCGgcaatttttcattactttCGGCCTCCGGTAAATCTGCAAGAGATTCCAAATTCCTAAGTGGAACAGGCCCTTCTTCTAGATCAGAACTTTCACTCTCCtcaaaaacatatttttcagGAGCATTATCGGACGTAgctaattttaatttaggagaagaaaaaggcTCAAAACGggaaattttatttgcgGCTTCGACTTCAGAGAAACCCTCAGCGCTCAAAATCTCGTCCTCCAATGATTCCTGCGGTTCCTTCTTATTTTTGTCAGTTGACTGTACAACCAAGGGTTGCTTTGGAAAGAAACTGTTTAAAtctctcttttctttcgGTACCACATCGAGCATTTTGTTAACACCAACTTCATGTATTTTTGGAGGAGTTGAACGCCTCTTTCCATTAAGGTCCGAGCTTTCTTCGTCCTGATCCTCAATTTCGGATTCCACGTTCGGCTGTTCTATCAATTTCCACCCTTCACTCTCCTCAGATATATTGGATTCAGCCATTTCAGTGGGTTCGGGAGTGGGTGACTTTTTACTATCGATTCCAAACGCtttgaatgaaaatggCGAACGATC
This portion of the Schizosaccharomyces pombe strain 972h- genome assembly, chromosome: I genome encodes:
- the pdp3 gene encoding PWWP domain-containing protein; translation: MMVARTRSQKRKLEEINNQKKIKTKKKATGQQTSNTKNLRDVKKKGKQLAYVPRTSPRKSYKNGEYVLAKMSSFPWWPARVASQKSIPTEVRERLKRNFRMDNGIFVQFLPSRDYAIISSSNVLPLTVDESRFILDHDLSTKYIQKTVGLIIASVKRKVSFSDVEEDEFEPENTRKKLQKPIEKPKKEKIEATPKIDGGKRLKNEKSSAEISQTSKQRPSRRSARVRMATDNAQKSPSPIPSPKKTAKKRVRFAGSLEELPKFSLEYQLAQPISTVDMYAQVHYIRFNTLLYYRYQLQEILLSYNHYPQESDMSHVHQILEMIENFSAINSELLESTKLYSLFTLLVKLSDIPLDEKYDFSSRFSTLLLQFQAFVQPKTMTSNVSTAPIGKNAQVNTEAARPSVITT
- the rfc2 gene encoding DNA replication factor C complex subunit Rfc2, which translates into the protein MSFFAPRNKKTEQEAKKSIPWVELYRPKTLDQVSSQESTVQVLKKTLLSNNLPHMLFYGSPGTGKTSTILALSRELFGPQLMKSRVLELNASDERGISIIREKVKSFAKTTVTNKVDGYPCPPFKIIILDEADSMTQDAQAALRRTMESYARITRFCLICNYMTRIIDPLSSRCSKYRFKPLDNENMVKRLEFIAADQAVSMEPGVVNALVECSGGDMRKAITFLQSAANLHQGTPITISSVEELAGAVPYNIIRSLLDTAYTKNVSNIETLSRDVAAEGYSTGIILSQLHDVLLKEETLSSPVKYKIFMKLSEVDKRLNDGADETLQLLDLLSSISVVC
- a CDS encoding GTPase-activating protein, which produces MESLESVDASSGSVGSYMSKSVRKHWWSRKGYHPTGSSKNGSRLKISSDENFQDELVVLDDAFLCNVPLELPSTSNAQKTAAESFSKLSPQDQLLSLQLNNVQESVFQQSTFNLPDALLDPGPASKEKQAVLSIGRPSWLPPKSKEEEKKHMREFEQIKKSAMRYDRQKQKEKIKMVEQKNKRNLYLVNVWEREILRNWPDALKSSRYAGIWRQGIPSRVRGRVWEKAIGNNLKLDYQSFFNARANAQKREAAEKAEQMNNANQFREDVCALELDLQSTMPHYSLFHTEGPLRRDLIGLLRAYSYYRFDTSYIPGTSFIGALLLLNMNLTSAFNCLANLLDKPFLQAVYTQDTSSLKSFYQTFLDTLKKNEPELATHLLIKLELVPDDFVYPLLRKLFIPMVSPEIASRILDCYVFEEDSFFIQLLMAVFKLLKPKLLVDDSRLVLSALLFENWDLGPEDEFMHFVYDISLS
- the gpd2 gene encoding glycerol-3-phosphate dehydrogenase Gpd2 — translated: MTVAALNKLSALSGSIQKSFSPKLISVGIIGSGNWGTAIAKICGENAKAHPDIFHPQVHMWMYEEKIQHEGKECNLTEVFNTTHENVKYLKGIKCPSNVFANPDIRDVGSRSDILVWVLPHQFVVRICNQLKGCLKKDAVAISCIKGVSVTKDRVRLFSDIIEENTGMYCGVLSGANIASEVAQEKFCETTIGYLPNSSVNPRYTPKTIQALFNRPYFRVNIVEDVPGVALGGALKNIVAVAAGIIDGLELGDNTKSAVMRIGLLEMQKFGRMFFDCKPLTMSEESCGIADLITTCLGGRNHKCAVAFVKTGKPMHVVEQELLDGQKLQGAATAKEVYEFLDNQNKVSEFPLFTAVYRIVYEGLPPNKLLEAI